The Onychomys torridus chromosome 12, mOncTor1.1, whole genome shotgun sequence genomic interval GTGCACACCCGTGGCTGCCAACCCGCACTCGAAAGAGCCAACGCAGAGCCTTTCCTCACCTTGTCCTTTCTTCCTCAGGCCTCCTGCCCCCTCCACCAGGCTGGCTTACCTGGCTCCCACCTTGCCCTGCTCTCCATCGGCCAGGACCCGGGCATACCATTTTCCCAGACAGCCTgttcctgcctcttccctcatCCACTCCTATGTATGCATTTGTCCTGTCCCAAGACTTACTGGAGTTGTTAGGGGCGAAGTATAAGGAAAAGTACGAATTAAGCTTGTagggagaaataaaagatgagaATTTAGACGTCCTCAAGCAGCGAGGAGCAAGCTTTATTCAGTGCCAGAGAAGGAGTGTTTCTAGTTCCGGCCATGCTCGCCATGATCAGGGCACAGGACTCAACCAAAGACCAGAGATCACGAAAGGCACATCCCATGCTTTAGGCTGGGGTTTTGTAGCTAAGGATGTGGAAGGAGCTTGCTAAGGACAGAATGAGGATCTTAACCAGTTTGACACTACAGGATCTGTTGTCCCTTTTTGCAACAGCTGGGTGACTGGAGTAGGAGGTATCAGCTGCTTTTTGGTGTGCGATTCCGAATAACTGTTCAATTTCAAGGACttggctttttttgggggggggagcgggTTCAGAACCTTTTTATAGATAAAGGAATGGGGGAAGACTTCtgtctggctacttcctgttgaCAGGGGGGGATCGTTTTACAGGTTTTTCAGTCTGGGATAATTCTAAAAGAAGTactgtttttactttctttgatTTGTGTGATGGACTAAGTGATGTCGGTGAAATGTTCCAAGAgaaatttctgtttaaaaaaaaaaagtttaaaagacaaGGCAAAAATGTGAGGGGGGGGGAATAATTGGAGGAGCAGGATGGCAGGGACCAAGCTTGGTGTGACTTCAACTGTGTAATACTGCCGAGCACCGAGGAGCAGTGGAGGGGTGTTTCCCCAAGAAACAGTAACAAAAGGGGTCCTGATGCTGAAGGGATATTTAATGCCTTGAGTGTGACAGATACAAACCTAAAATTCCAATGTCATTATTTAGAATAAAGGGACTTAACTGCAAATACAAATGAGAAGTCTGAATAGGAAGGGAGATTGTCTTATTGTCGACATGTGATAGTTCACTATAGTTTTGTAAATACATATAATCCCTGCATTATATCTTACACTTCCATAAGATTCTCCAAGTATCTACAAACAACTTCAAGGGATaggtgctggtgagatggctcagtggttaagagccctggttaCTCTGAtgtccagcacctacatggtggctaacaaccttGGGCAACTCCagtccatgggatctgatgcctggtgccctcttctggcctccaatggcCCCAGATGTGACCCACAGTGAccagacatacacataagcagaacacacacacacacacacacacacacacacacacacacacacacagtattttcaGTTGGAGAAAAACATGCATCCTTcctgatttttaaagttattatgcACAggcataattgtgtgtgtgcatgtgtgtatgcacaagtgtgtgcacaaatgtgtgcatgcctgcccAAACACCACTACAAATACACAGAGGAGTCAGAACAACTTTGTAgagtcagttccttccttccacctttccatgggtcccaaggattgaactcaggttgctggGTTTTTCCAGGCACCTGCCCTCACCTGCTGAGTCAACCCATCCTTGCCAATCCTTTTTCTGATTATTAATGCTCGAGAAGTGACCGACTAGAAGCCTGCCTTGAAATGGCGATTTACAACAGAATCTTTTGTCATGGATATGCCTCATATCTGCTTCCTGTATTTCACTGTTTTCCCAATACAACCACCCTCACACATACTGTGATCAGTGCAACTCAAATGTCTCACTTTAATTTAAATGGTCACTTGTGGCTACTAGCAACCTACTGAACAGTTAGGAAATGAAACTTGACCTTGAGATCCCTATTTCCTTATTTCCAGGGTGTTAGCAAACAGTGAGGATTTGTTCCCCTCAACAAACCAACTGTAAACATTACGAGCAGAGCATCCTGTCATCTTAAAAGGGGGAATATAAGGGGTGCGTCGTGGTGCTATTTTGAGCGCAGAAGAGCAACCTTCCCTGATGGCCCTCGCTTCTGTGTACCTCAGTCCTCACATCCAGGTAAGGGAAAGCGCTTAAAGGTATGTAAAGGATACCCATGCGGTTAGTAAGGAATGTTTCCTGCCCAAGGATTAACCAACAGCTTTGCTTCATTATTCTAAGTGGGAAATTCAACACAACTTTCCATTCTTCATCATCGTCTACCAGTTCATCCTACAACTCTAGCTCCTACGACTTAAGGGGCAGTGCGCTATTTTTCTAGACACCATTGAGACTGTCTACAGAGGTCCAATTTGCAAGTTGTGGAATACAGTGCAAAATTCATACAAGATTCAGTCGCATGGGCAAGCCAAATGCCTGACTGCCAGGTGGACAGCTgcagcagcatctctctgacctTCTCCTGTAGCCTGGGGGCTGGCTTCCAAAACGCCTTATGGAAAAAGCCTGAGCTGCCCAAGAGTTGACCCCGTCGTTTTTTTCTGGCTGTTTTTTAACTCCCCAACAACACCAGCATGCTCTGGGCTAGCAAAGGACCTGGCACGTTCCTTTCATTGTAAACTTTTCTAATAAAATTTAACCCGATACTGCGAAGGTGAGCCACCACCCCGTAAATACAcaaccaataagacaaaacgtATAGCTCATCCAAGAACAACCGCCAGTCTCCCGCCACGCCACGCCCTCCTGGGGGCGGGGCCTGAAGTGGGCCTGCGCAGTGGGCCTATCAAAGGCCCCTAGAAATACTCTTGTGTCCGAGAGGCTGTCCAGCAGCTACCTCCCGCTGCCTTTTGCCCCAGGTTCGCGGCACTCCGACCGCCTCGCTACGCCCACGCAGCCATGTCGTCCTGCAGCCGCGTGGCGCTGGTAACCGGGGGTAACAAGGGCATCGGCTTCGCCATCACGCGTGACCTCTGTCGGAAGTTCTCGGGGGACGTGGTGCTCACGGCGCGGGACGAGGCGCGGGGCAAGGCGGCGGTGCAGCAGCTGCAGGCGGAGGGCCTGAGCCCGCGCTTCCACCAACTGGACATCGATGACCTGCAGAGCATCCGCACCCTGCGCGACTTTCTGCGCAAGGAGTACGGGGGCCTGGACGTGCTGGTCAACAACGCGGGCATCGCCTTCAAGGGTAAGCCATGGGGTGCGAAGAGAGGAGGCAGCTTCCCCAGAGCCTGGTGCCAGGGTGGGCTCTGCCTCTCTAGGATGCTCCGCTCGGGCAGGGGCGCTCTGGCGTGGGAGTGTAGAACAGGTCCCCTGGGAGAAACAGGGCAGGGTGGGGGCTGCGGGCAAAACAGGCTCCGTGGTCCTTGTGTTTACCTAACTAGGACTAGACGCCATCGTTCCCAGGTTTCCCTCGTCCAGTTGTTGAGTAATTGGGCTTGGGGATACTTGAGTGGAACTCTCTTCTGATAgtgaaataaaaagaggaaagagagcgTGGGAAGAGGTGTTACATTAAGATCCTGATACAcagccctcccccagcctcccccaggGTGCTGCGGTCTTTCACAAACAATAGAGCATTCTCAGATTGACAGTGGGCTCTGACTAAACATTTGGAAGTGGATTTCTAAGGCTCCGGGCCAGGTTCTGTACAGCTTCATCCAGTTAATtccattctctttctcccccGAAAGTTGCTGACCCAACCCCCTTCCACGTTCAAGCAGAAGTGACCATGAAAACGAACTTTTTTGGTACCCGAGATGTCTGCACTGAGCTCCTGCCTCTTGTAAAACCCCAAGGTGAGTCTGGTGGGAGGTCTCCAGGCCTGCTTCTCTCGCTCTGTGCCAGGACTGGCTCTTGCCTCTCTGCCACAGGAGGTGTGGCTCAGCTTTTGGTCTCAATTCTTCTGTGGCCACAGAGTCTCTCTTTATATGTCCGATTCCTCTTTAAATGTCCGCTCCGCTTCCACATCCTCACATTTGAGGGGCTTTTAGGATTCCATTCCTCTTTCAAACATTCTGCACACCAGCTGGCCCCCTGCAGGTCAcaatgccctgcccccacaaacCTCAGATTATGCCCCAAATGCCTCCCTCAGCTCACCTCCACAGCAGGTCTCAGCTGTCAAGCCGCGCTGCTGCCAACCCACCCAGGAAGCCTCCTTTCTTGAGCATGCTCCTTTCCTGGGTTTCTACACCCTGTCtacccagctcctcccctcccaaAGGTCCGTCAGGAAAGGGCCCAAGCCTTTGGCATGGTTCACAGGACTCTAGAATCTCACCAGTCTTTCCTCCAGGCTGTTAGCGCTCCATCGACCTGTTCCATGTTCTGCAAAACAAACTATCACATTCCTTTTATCATGAACTACTAATACCCATGTCATCTGGATAGCCTGGGAGCCACTGCTCATTAAATACATACCAGCAATGACAAGTGAACCGCTTTAGGAATGTGAGGTTCTAGTTTTGAGTTCAGTAAGTATAGCTCACTCTAAACTGatgtcctcctttctctcccttcccgtCCTCTGGATCTCTAGAATATCAAAGGGCAGCTGTTTCCATGGCCACCTGGCTTCTCTACCCAACCAAACCTTGAAGGAAAGAATACAGTTTCTTATGCTTTCTCAGGCCTGCTCTGTGCATCCTTTCCTCAGATGGAAACTTTCTGATGTAAAATCTCACCAGATGTAAAATGCCCTTCTTGCATACGCCTCTCTACATAGCAATCTGTGGTGTGTTTTAGGCAGAGTGGTGAACGTGTCGAGCATGGTGAGCCTCAGGGCCCTGAAAAATTGCAGCCCAGAGCTGCAGCAGAAGTTTCGAAGTGAGACCATCACTGAGGAGGAGCTGGTGGGGCTCATGAACAAGTTTGTGGAAGACACAAAAAAAGGAGTGCATAATAAAGAAGGCTGGCCGAACAGTGCCTATGGGGTGACCAAGATCGGGGTGACAGTCCTGTCCAGAATCCACGCCCGGAAACTCAGCGAGCAGAGGAGAGGGGACAAGATCCTCCTCAATGCCTGTTGCCCCGGGTGGGTGAGAACCGACATGGCAGGACCAAAAGCCACCAAAAGCCCAGAAGAAGGAGCAGAGACCCCCGTGTACTTGGCCCTTTGCCGCCAGATGCAGAGGGACCTCACGGGCAGTTTGTTCAGGAGAAAAAAGTTCAACAGTGGTGAACTCAACCCTCGCCTCTTCCCACGGCATCCCATCCCTGCTTTGTATCCTGTCTTGGTGAGGGCCAGGGTGCATTTTTAACAAGACTAACACAGTTTAGTAACTTGACACTCATTAACTAGTTGACTCATTGTGTGGCCTTGTATTCCATGACGTTCTTTATGATTCCCTCTATGATGTAGGATGAGAAAAAGTAAattctggagaagaaaaaaaataaaaaataactggttctttaaacatgttttctgttcattcttgtggggttttcctttatgtgtatgagtgtcttgcctgggTATATGGAAGTGTACTACATACATAAAGTGCTTGTGGGACCAGAAGAGGGACGaggctcccctggagctggagttaaagatggttgcgAGGTCTCTagaggagcagcaagtgcacCTCACTGGGAGCCGGCATTCCTGCCCTCTGCAGGCTCTTCCCATGCAAAATTGGCTTCCGCTCAAGAGTTTAATTAAAGCCAAAGGGAAGGCTCAGTACCACCCCAGACAGTGAGCATCTAAAGAGCCAGGACAGATTACAGGTGGCTCCGTGGAGCCTGCAGTCATCTGTGGCCCTTACAGGTGTGTCCTTGGGTGACAAGCAGGACAGAGTAAGAAGCCCGAGTCAAGGACCATGTCTACGGTTCaaaacagaactctcagctctcaAAAGAAATAGATCATTTATTCTGGAGCCAGAATACCCTCATTTATTGAGTGACCCTGTCCTAGGAATACAGAGTTAGATTACCCCAAATATAAAAGCAGTTTCATAAAGGTTTTgtatctttctttgttctatgaagaaagtcataaatcaaggcaactttaaaatacattggtaggCAAACCAGAGAAATGGGTACAATGAGATGGGGGAGCTGTTTTATAAGCCCAGGATGATGTCTGATGCCATGCTCAGCTCTTGGATTAGTGGAAGCTAGTCTGCTGAATTAATAGCTTCTAAGagttattatcatcatcatcatcatcatcatcatcatcggaAGCTAGTCTTCTGCTGAATTAATAGCTTCTAAGAGTTatcatcatcgtcatcgtcaTAGTGAGGTGCTGGATCATAGTGGGGCAAGTCCATTGCAGAAGCTAAAACCATCCCAAGATAAAGTAATTAGCCTCTGAACCTGCAAAATTTCAGTGTCTCCACAGAACTGAAAGTCCCATCAGTCTgccagtctctgcagacacagactcctccctggAGTTCTGTTCACAGCAGGCACAGCTTCTCTTCAGGAACTTTCTCGTTCACAGTTCCCGTGCTGACCAAGCATCACATTTTGTGCAGGCAGAGGCCACATGTAGAATGTTCTAAGGCCCCTCATGGCTAGAACTGAGGCCCAGGATCTGATGTAGATGAGGCTTGAAGTAGTGGGCAAGATGGCACTCTGTAGGAGAGAGGAATACTGATAAAGGGTTAAGGAAGAATCGCCTGGTTATATGGGAACTATTAGCCACTATGATCCACATCTGAATTACTATCTTTTATACCCTCTGGACCTAGCATTACATTTATATGTGACATAGATTAACCATAATTAAATAATCAAGAACACAGTTTGGCCTAATGAAGTGAAAATTACAGATGAAACCAATgtctaaaataactaaaattcacGAGATCAACTACATAGTTCCCCCCTGTATTTACAGTTATTTGTATTTGATGAATTTTACTTAGTTTTAAAAGTTTAGCAATGGAACTTTCAATGTAGTTACTCTGATAttggctctcttttcttttgttttgtttttttgtcttttttttgtttgtttgtttgtttgttttttgagacaaggtttctctgtgtagccttggctgccttggaactcactctgtagaccaggctggcctctaactcacaggcctctctttttttcttactaaaatactatttgattgttttttaatcccagtaatcaTACTATAGAACATTTTAGATACCAATTTAATCAAGAAGCATCAGTGTTTAAAGTATAAAACATCAAGAATGTTGCTATCAGACATTGATGTCTTTTGTATAATTTGGATAAAGAGAATTAACCAAAAATCTTTGAGTATCTCTAGCAAGAGTAAATGGAttgtattagggttctctagagtaacagaatttatagaactaatctctctctctctctctctctctctctctctctcacacacacacacacacacacacacacacacacacacacacacagtgttccaATGGCTGTCTATGTACACACAGTCTAAGAATCCAGGAGTTGTTTAGTCCACGAGTTTGGATGTCTGAGTGTCTGAGCTTGTCTTCAGTAGACACCAGAATCTGGAAGAAGTAGGCCAGTGAAGAGATGAACTTGTTAGCAAGTATGGGAGGAAGCAGCCAAAAGACAGACTTTCCCTCTCCCACGTTCTTTATGACGCTTCCAGcggcagaaggtgtggcccagattagaggtgtgtcttcccacctcaaaagacctggattaaaggtgtgtcttcccaccacAAAAATCTGGATTAGAAGTGAATCTTCCCACATTAAATGATTCAAGTAAGCAAAAAAATCTCTCATAGGTATGCCTAGCCATTTTTTTggattttagttgattccaggtatagtcaagttgacaacaaagaatagccatcacatggagttaaagtttaatttaaaaactagaccttttattttatcaaattatACTGAGTAgtgaatatatgtatttgtaaaaacaatgaaaagaatctttcaaacattttttttgaaaGCAAACAGTCATAACAAAAAGGCATGATGAATGAAAAgccattatattttcatttggaaCTATTAAAACCAAGACTAGTATTTCTTTCATCATTTAATACActagatgaaatttaaaatataatttcaaaaatatttaagaaactgTAATgagcatagtaaaaaaaaatgctttttagaGAAGTAAAATTAGCTTAGTCAGAAACCCACTACACCAAGGCTGTACCCACTAACCAGAACCCAGTGACATTACTCACTCAAGATAACCAGACACAGTCCTGGAACCCCATGACGCCCATTGGACAGTATATAAACAGACCAAAAGCAACACTGTGCTCTGCACATCTGGAGAGACACCATCTGCCCTGCAGCTGGAGAGTCTGCCTCAGGATCCGGACCCCACTGGAGCCGACTGTGAGAGACTGGACCTGACCTTCAGCTAAAATATGTCTAACAGGTGCTCAGCCCAGGAGATAGGTTTTGGAATTTAAAGTTTGAACCTTGTGTGATGACATTCAGCATAATAAAATACAACTTTTGTTATACTAACTATGTGTATCTACCTTCTTTTCATAACAACCTcagcagccttgaactcacctgcctcacaagtgctgggattaaaggtgtctgtgtCATCAGGTGCTATAAAACTCCTCGGTCAAAGGCTTGGCAGGGTCATGGGGAAAACAgcataaaaacagaattaaacATTTGAGAAGTCAGGGGACAAAGGCCAAGTGATAATAAAACCTTTCAAAGGCAGATACAAGGAGATGGAGGAGCTATACTATAGACCCAGGACACTGTCTGATGATACCCTTAGCTCCTGGATTGGTGGAAGCTCGTGTTCTGCTAAGCTAATAGTTTCTGGGggatttttaattattgttatcaTGAGGTGCTAATTCAGAtacagaggtgggcaaggaatggcCATTCCAGAAGCTAAAACCACCCCAAGATAAAGTAATTAGCCTCTGAACCTGCAAAATTCCAGTGCCTCCACAAAACTGAAAGTCCCATCAGTCTgtcagtctctgcagacacagactcctccctggagttgtgttcATGGCAGACACAGCTTCTCTTCAGGAACTTTTGGTTCACAACGAACAGCCACACAATGAGTATTCACAAATGGGGGcttaaaggaaacacacacagtgtgtgtgtgtgggggggggggggtaacttcttttgtgtgatgtatgtgcattttcatgggcatgtctgtgacaGCCTCAGGGGACATTCCTCAGGTGCTGTCACCGTTATGGTTGACTAtagagttttcattttgttttgaagatgAAGTGCttgctagactagctggccagctagctccagggatctgccatctctgtctcctcagtgtgtgtgtgtgtgcatgctgtggaTCCTGGGTGCTGACTCCAGTCCTCAAGCTTGTaaacaagcactttattgaccGAGCACACTCGCTCCTCGGTCTGAATGATGCATtctagactttttctttttctttttctttcaccttTTTATCTGTTGAAAGATTTCCAGCCACAGGGAGAGGCTAGGATGTAGCTCAGCCATAAAGTACATGccagcatgcctgaggccctgggtttgattccctagAACAAACAGGAACGTGAAGCAAGTCATGGCTTTACCTACTTAGTACATGAGCTGAAACAGGATGACTATGTCTTGCTGTGCCTTGATCCCATTAACTCTCAGGTGAGGATGACAATAATCGAATAGAAGTCGTCATTTAGGTGTGGAAACCATGCCAGGTGTATGGACATGCATGGTATATGCATCAACCCGCACTGCCTTTGGGAATGGCACATCCCAGAAATTAAGGGAAGCACATGTTCATTGTCCATTAccccagggagctccagggagcaTCAGGAACTGCCCATGACCCTCTTTCCCTCGGAAACACTGCATACTGCTCAAGGCCTCTATCATTATCTCACCGTGGACCAGTGACTCCCAGGCTGGCAGAAGGAGTAGTCACCCCTGGAGACTAAGCAAGCTCTCTAGGGGTTCACTTTACAAGTATCACCTTCCAACGGGGCTGTTCACTTCCTCCTACTCATTTTGTGTCTGTAAACAGAAGCCGGAAGATCAAGATCAAAAATCCAGGCTATAGCATTCCAAGTGCTAGAGTGGAAACTCGAATATACTCGAACCCAGAGGTATTTTTTCAATATTGTAACAACAGCTAGCATCGGAAGGGCTTTAAAGAGTGTACCCCAAGTGGAAATCCTTGATTGACCATGGCATCTGGGAGCATAATTATTCACTGTTTCTAAAAATTTGTTTCCTAGGCTGAAGGATAAGGTACACAACACTAAAATGGAAGTTTCAGAAAAGGCTAAATTGTGACTCTTATAGATAGGAGATTAAGCTTCTATTAAATACATTTACGAGTGTTCGTATGTAAGAGGGATCCAGGTGAAGGGCTCTAATaggcctgagcatggcaaacatggctctggaaGGCCTggcccttcccccattccctctgccttgctaaactgTTCGATAATATTCCTGAAGCTAGTCACCAAGGTCTGTTCCTTTATTTGGTCActgcctcctcctgaggctgacaaccaaggtccagcaatcaaagTACTGAAGTCTGGCAATCAAAGGCCCCTTTTGGCTCACCCAATTAACATGTCCAATCAAAACAAATCAACTCATTTTAACACAggtttctcctttttcctttataaactgtCACGTGCCTGTGGGCCATGTCTGTCTGCTCTCTCTCCGGAGGCCATCCTTTGCCCCTCAAGGGCAAatatcccttccccctctctcctgttcccttccccttgCTCTTGTGACAATTATGTCCTTTCTCCAGGTATACGTGGTAGTGGGTCCAAAAGTAAAGATTAAAGTGTTCAGGTTTACATGGAATAACGGCACACCGAATTAAGTATAAATGAAGACAAAAGGCAGTGTGTCCATGGTGTAGAGGAGCCACTCAAACCCC includes:
- the LOC118593992 gene encoding LOW QUALITY PROTEIN: carbonyl reductase [NADPH] 1-like (The sequence of the model RefSeq protein was modified relative to this genomic sequence to represent the inferred CDS: inserted 1 base in 1 codon), with the protein product MSSCSRVALVTGGNKGIGFAITRDLCRKFSGDVVLTARDEARGKAAVQQLQAEGLSPRFHQLDIDDLQSIRTLRDFLRKEYGGLDVLVNNAGIAFKVADPTPFHVQAEVTMKTNFFGTRDVCTELLPLVKPQGRVVNVSSMVSLRALKNCSPELQQKFRSETITEEELVGLMNKFVEDTKKGVHNKEGWPNSAYGVTKIGVTVLSRIHARKLSEQRRGDKILLNACCPGWVRTDMAGPKATKSPEEGAETPVYLAXLPPDAEGPHGQFVQEKKVQQW